The proteins below come from a single Streptomyces tubercidicus genomic window:
- a CDS encoding amino acid ABC transporter ATP-binding protein, producing MSEVSVTKNAEGPAPAGDQLVVLDNVNKHFGALHVLQDIDLTINRGEVVVVIGPSGSGKSTLCRTINRLETIDSGSIAIDGRPLPQEGRELARLRADVGMVFQSFNLFAHKTVLENVMLGQTKVRKTDKAEAAKKARALLDRVGVGTQADKYPAQLSGGQQQRVAIARALAMDPKVMLFDEPTSALDPEMINEVLDVMQQLARDGMTMVVVTHEMGFARSAANRVVFMADGRIVEEAEPNQFFNNPRSDRAKDFLSKILHH from the coding sequence ATGAGCGAAGTATCGGTGACCAAGAACGCCGAGGGTCCCGCGCCCGCAGGGGACCAGCTGGTTGTGCTGGACAACGTGAACAAGCACTTCGGCGCGCTGCACGTGCTCCAGGACATCGACCTGACGATCAACCGCGGCGAGGTCGTCGTCGTGATCGGGCCCTCGGGCTCCGGCAAGTCGACGCTCTGCCGCACGATCAACCGCCTGGAGACCATCGACAGCGGCAGCATCGCGATCGATGGCAGGCCACTGCCGCAGGAGGGCCGCGAACTGGCCCGGCTGCGCGCCGATGTGGGCATGGTCTTCCAGTCCTTCAACCTTTTCGCGCACAAGACGGTGCTCGAAAACGTGATGCTGGGCCAGACCAAGGTCCGTAAAACGGACAAGGCGGAAGCCGCCAAGAAGGCTCGCGCCCTGCTCGACCGGGTCGGCGTCGGCACCCAGGCGGACAAGTACCCCGCACAGCTCTCCGGTGGTCAGCAGCAGCGCGTGGCGATCGCCCGCGCGCTGGCGATGGACCCGAAGGTGATGCTGTTCGACGAGCCGACCTCCGCGCTCGACCCGGAAATGATCAACGAGGTGCTGGACGTCATGCAGCAGCTCGCCCGGGACGGCATGACGATGGTCGTGGTCACCCATGAGATGGGCTTCGCGCGCTCCGCGGCGAACCGGGTCGTCTTCATGGCGGACGGCCGCATCGTCGAAGAGGCCGAGCCGAACCAGTTCTTCAACAACCCGCGCAGCGACCGCGCCAAGGACTTCCTGTCGAAGATCCTCCACCACTGA
- a CDS encoding response regulator transcription factor — MRLLLVEDDDHVAAALSAVLAKHGLAVVHARNGEDALKALLPDAGEPFAVVLLDLGLPDQDGFEVCGRIRKLCATPVIMVTARSDVRSRIHGLNLGADDYVVKPYDTGELLARIHAVSRRNAPGGAEQPAEEGAAEEALRLGAVTVELSTRQVAVDGAAVPLTRKEFDLLALLAQRPGVVFRREQIISEVWRTSWEGTGRTLEVHIASLRAKLRMPALIETVRGVGYRLVAPAPGPGARTSAAPAS; from the coding sequence ATGAGACTGCTGCTCGTCGAGGATGACGATCATGTGGCCGCGGCCCTGTCCGCGGTGCTCGCCAAGCACGGTCTGGCCGTCGTGCACGCGCGCAACGGTGAGGACGCGCTCAAGGCCCTGCTGCCCGACGCCGGGGAGCCGTTCGCGGTGGTGCTGCTCGATCTCGGCCTGCCCGACCAGGACGGTTTCGAGGTCTGCGGCCGGATCCGCAAGCTCTGCGCCACCCCCGTCATCATGGTCACCGCGCGGTCCGATGTGCGCTCCCGTATCCACGGGCTCAACCTCGGCGCGGACGACTATGTCGTCAAGCCGTACGACACCGGTGAGCTGCTGGCCCGTATCCACGCGGTGAGCCGGCGCAACGCCCCCGGGGGCGCCGAACAGCCCGCCGAGGAGGGCGCCGCCGAGGAGGCGCTGCGGCTGGGTGCGGTCACCGTCGAACTCTCCACCCGCCAGGTGGCGGTGGACGGCGCCGCGGTCCCGCTCACCCGCAAGGAGTTCGACCTGCTCGCGCTGCTCGCCCAGCGCCCCGGTGTGGTCTTCCGCCGGGAGCAGATCATCAGCGAGGTGTGGCGCACGAGCTGGGAGGGCACCGGCCGGACCCTGGAGGTGCATATCGCCTCACTCCGCGCCAAACTGCGGATGCCCGCACTGATCGAGACGGTGCGCGGCGTCGGCTACCGTCTGGTCGCCCCGGCCCCCGGCCCGGGGGCGCGGACGTCCGCCGCCCCGGCCTCCTGA